The following proteins are encoded in a genomic region of Necator americanus strain Aroian chromosome II, whole genome shotgun sequence:
- a CDS encoding hypothetical protein (NECATOR_CHRII.G7947.T3): protein MTATKKLRILCLHGYRQNDVLFREKTGSLRKQFKKYADFEFICAPLVPNVDSEDRGDVRGWWFSREDNQFSSRDICSIATGFEQSVSIVRDYVHSNGPFDGILGFSQGASMTHLLLAMEQLGEISDQVVAYTNSEKLKAMFCDCVSIVHDGGHFIPTMSKHKDKCIFKMGNCVSEDAQRGHKDFLKNVKCDPEKQVTSFRVYLHRRNKFIHAWLRISADDVTLERSKTDIVVWPLQFLRRYGYTSAGVFFFESGRRCPTGEGLHTFQSQNADAIFQLVQSRIQDNANTHHAETMRRGERARSTGPTMATGVSVRCINPIQRYGSEGAGVGSEYLAQPAGYNSYHRGSVQRLRNVVIPPPPRPRSVGEAEPSCLPPDSFHPHRHNTFVDQRIVGNIVSVSTNPSAVDDVTGRRTSSTSQHSSHGVFSVPYVNISPQEVFSDSSPPMRRRGVSSSSSQCSLPTTPTRTVFPLRWDTGAGSTNVLCYTKPVPSPSVFNNCNNTPSGDTSIPPGRYVNVTEIEY from the exons atgACAGCCACGAAAAAGCTGCGAATACTTTGTCTACACGGATATCGGCAAAACGACGTGCTATTCCGTGAGAAGACGGGAAGTCTCAGGAAGCAGTTCAAGAAATACGCAGATTTTGAGTTCATATGTGCTCCTCTAGTGCCGAACGTTGATTCAGAAGATAGGGGCGACGTGCGGGGCTGGTGGTTTTCGCGGGAAGACAATCAGTTCAGCTCACGTGATATATGCTCCATCGCAACAGGATTTGAACAGTCG GTATCAATAGTTCGTGACTATGTGCATTCAAATGGCCCCTTCGACGGAATACTCGGTTTTAGTCAAGGGGCTTCAATGACCCACTTGTTGCTAGCGATGGAACAGCTTGGAGAAATTA GTGATCAGGTCGTTGCTTATACGAATAGTGAGAAACTTAAAGCGATGTTCTGTGATTGTGTTTCGATTGTTCATGATGGTGGCCATTTTATACCGACGATGTCTAAGCATAAAGAT aaatgtATATTCAAGATGGGCAACTGCGTTAGTGAAGATGCTCAGAGAGGTCACaaagattttctgaaaaatgttaAATGTGATCCAGAAAAGCAGGTCACCTCTTTCCGAGTCTATTTACATCGGCGAAACAAGTTCATTCACG CATGGTTACGGATTTCTGCTGATGATGTGACGTTAGAACGATCTAAAACAGACATAGTTGTATGGCCACTACAGTTTCTTCGACGCTACGGCTATACGTCGGCAG gcgttttctttttcgagagTGGTCGACGTTGTCCAACTGGAGAAGGTTTGCATACGTTCCAAAGTCAAAACGCGGATGCTATCTTCCAG CTAGTGCAGTCAAGAATTCAAGACAATGCTAATACACATCACGCCGAAACCATGAGACGTGGGGAACGAGCTCGAAGCACTGGCCCAACCATGGCAACTGGTGTTTCAGTACGATGTATCAATCCTATACAAAGATATGGGAGCGAAG GAGCTGGCGTGGGATCGGAATACCTTGCTCAACCAGCTGGTTATAATTCTTACCATCGTGGATCAGTGCAACGTCTTCGTAACGTGGTTATACCGCCTCCCCCCAGACCAAG AAGCGTAGGAGAAGCCGAACCTTCATGCTTACCTCCTGACAGTTTCCATCCACATCGTCATAACACGTTTGTGGATCAACGAATAGTCGGAAACATTGT CTCTGTTAGCACAAATCCGTCTGCTGTGGATGATGTGACAGGCAGAAGGACTTCATCGACGAGTCAACACTCTTCTCATGGTGTCTTTTCGGTTCCATATGTGAATATTTCCCCGCAAGAAGTTTTCAGTGATT cttCGCCACCGATGAGACGTCGTGGCGTCTCATCGTCCAGCAGTCAGTGCAGTTTACCTACCACACCAACACGAACTGTTTTCCCGTTAAGATG GGATACCGGAGCAGGCTCGACGAACGTTCTTTGTTATACCAAGCCAGTCCCTTCGCCATCTGTGTTTAACAACTGCAACAATACACCTTCTGGTGATACTTCAATACCACCTGGACGTTATGTGAACGTTACAGAG Atagaatattaa
- a CDS encoding hypothetical protein (NECATOR_CHRII.G7947.T1) translates to MTATKKLRILCLHGYRQNDVLFREKTGSLRKQFKKYADFEFICAPLVPNVDSEDRGDVRGWWFSREDNQFSSRDICSIATGFEQSVSIVRDYVHSNGPFDGILGFSQGASMTHLLLAMEQLGEISLGFRFAIFFSSFLSLSSVHNSYTSLRLNIPSLHIYGTGDQVVAYTNSEKLKAMFCDCVSIVHDGGHFIPTMSKHKDVFIKFLERFSVET, encoded by the exons atgACAGCCACGAAAAAGCTGCGAATACTTTGTCTACACGGATATCGGCAAAACGACGTGCTATTCCGTGAGAAGACGGGAAGTCTCAGGAAGCAGTTCAAGAAATACGCAGATTTTGAGTTCATATGTGCTCCTCTAGTGCCGAACGTTGATTCAGAAGATAGGGGCGACGTGCGGGGCTGGTGGTTTTCGCGGGAAGACAATCAGTTCAGCTCACGTGATATATGCTCCATCGCAACAGGATTTGAACAGTCG GTATCAATAGTTCGTGACTATGTGCATTCAAATGGCCCCTTCGACGGAATACTCGGTTTTAGTCAAGGGGCTTCAATGACCCACTTGTTGCTAGCGATGGAACAGCTTGGAGAAATTAGTCTTGGATTTCGTTTCGCAATcttcttctccagttttttGAGTTTATCATCCGTTCATAATTCTTATACGTCCTTGCGACTGAACATTCCTAGTTTACATATCTATGGTACAGGTGATCAGGTCGTTGCTTATACGAATAGTGAGAAACTTAAAGCGATGTTCTGTGATTGTGTTTCGATTGTTCATGATGGTGGCCATTTTATACCGACGATGTCTAAGCATAAAGATGTTTTTATTAAGTTTCTAGAGCGGTTTAGTGTTGAAACATGA
- a CDS encoding hypothetical protein (NECATOR_CHRII.G7947.T2) has product MGNCVSEDAQRGHKDFLKNVKCDPEKQVTSFRVYLHRRNKFIHAWLRISADDVTLERSKTDIVVWPLQFLRRYGYTSAGVFFFESGRRCPTGEGLHTFQSQNADAIFQLVQSRIQDNANTHHAETMRRGERARSTGPTMATGVSVRCINPIQRYGSEGAGVGSEYLAQPAGYNSYHRGSVQRLRNVVIPPPPRPRSVGEAEPSCLPPDSFHPHRHNTFVDQRIVGNIVSVSTNPSAVDDVTGRRTSSTSQHSSHGVFSVPYVNISPQEVFSDSSPPMRRRGVSSSSSQCSLPTTPTRTVFPLRWDTGAGSTNVLCYTKPVPSPSVFNNCNNTPSGDTSIPPGRYVNVTEIEY; this is encoded by the exons ATGGGCAACTGCGTTAGTGAAGATGCTCAGAGAGGTCACaaagattttctgaaaaatgttaAATGTGATCCAGAAAAGCAGGTCACCTCTTTCCGAGTCTATTTACATCGGCGAAACAAGTTCATTCACG CATGGTTACGGATTTCTGCTGATGATGTGACGTTAGAACGATCTAAAACAGACATAGTTGTATGGCCACTACAGTTTCTTCGACGCTACGGCTATACGTCGGCAG gcgttttctttttcgagagTGGTCGACGTTGTCCAACTGGAGAAGGTTTGCATACGTTCCAAAGTCAAAACGCGGATGCTATCTTCCAG CTAGTGCAGTCAAGAATTCAAGACAATGCTAATACACATCACGCCGAAACCATGAGACGTGGGGAACGAGCTCGAAGCACTGGCCCAACCATGGCAACTGGTGTTTCAGTACGATGTATCAATCCTATACAAAGATATGGGAGCGAAG GAGCTGGCGTGGGATCGGAATACCTTGCTCAACCAGCTGGTTATAATTCTTACCATCGTGGATCAGTGCAACGTCTTCGTAACGTGGTTATACCGCCTCCCCCCAGACCAAG AAGCGTAGGAGAAGCCGAACCTTCATGCTTACCTCCTGACAGTTTCCATCCACATCGTCATAACACGTTTGTGGATCAACGAATAGTCGGAAACATTGT CTCTGTTAGCACAAATCCGTCTGCTGTGGATGATGTGACAGGCAGAAGGACTTCATCGACGAGTCAACACTCTTCTCATGGTGTCTTTTCGGTTCCATATGTGAATATTTCCCCGCAAGAAGTTTTCAGTGATT cttCGCCACCGATGAGACGTCGTGGCGTCTCATCGTCCAGCAGTCAGTGCAGTTTACCTACCACACCAACACGAACTGTTTTCCCGTTAAGATG GGATACCGGAGCAGGCTCGACGAACGTTCTTTGTTATACCAAGCCAGTCCCTTCGCCATCTGTGTTTAACAACTGCAACAATACACCTTCTGGTGATACTTCAATACCACCTGGACGTTATGTGAACGTTACAGAG Atagaatattaa
- a CDS encoding hypothetical protein (NECATOR_CHRII.G7948.T2): protein MENDLKEELNRRMRAAWAAFAAVREATDQLTDQDLLAHLFDSTVLPSLCYAVETWADTAATSRKLLTTHRALERCLLKFNRRTQHLAGLRSSDLRGMSRLRDPAEYVSKAKHRWAGHIMRRIDDRWTKRTLEWIPRDAKRPRGRPPTRWGDVLAARMDQLRAQLDTAQGPLQRHSRSLRTSWVTMARERNEWKRCWSPHAQ, encoded by the coding sequence atggaaaacgacttgaaggaagaactgaatagaagaatgagagcagcatgggcagcattcgcagccgtcagggaagctacggaccaactgacggaccaagatcttcttgcccatctgttcgactcgacagtccttccatcgctctgttacgcagtggagacgtgggcagacaccgcagccacgtctaggaagctacttactacccacagagcccttgagagatgtctcttgaagtttaaccggcgcacacaacaccttgccggtcttcgtagctccgacttaagaggaatgtcccgtcttcgcgacccagcggaatatgtatcgaaagcaaaacatagatgggccggtcacatcatgagaagaatcgacgatagatggactaagagaacgctagagtggatcccaagggacgctaaacgcccccgagggagaccgccaacgagatggggtgacgtgctcgctgcacggatggaccagctgagagctcagctggatacggctcaaggacctcttcaacgtcactcacgaagcttgagaacatcttgggtgacaatggcgagggaacgaaacgagtggaagagatgctggagcCCGCACGCCCAGTGA
- a CDS encoding hypothetical protein (NECATOR_CHRII.G7948.T1) — MNMENDLKEELNRRMRAAWAAFAAVREATDQLTDQDLLAHLFDSTVLPSLCYAVETWADTAATSRKLLTTHRALERCLLKFNRRTQHLAGLRSSDLRGMSRLRDPAEYVSKAKHRWAGHIMRRIDDRWTKRTLEWIPRDAKRPRGRPPTRWGDVLAARMDQLRAQLDTAQGPLQRHSRSLRTSWVTMARERNEWKRCWSPHAQ; from the coding sequence atgaacatggaaaacgacttgaaggaagaactgaatagaagaatgagagcagcatgggcagcattcgcagccgtcagggaagctacggaccaactgacggaccaagatcttcttgcccatctgttcgactcgacagtccttccatcgctctgttacgcagtggagacgtgggcagacaccgcagccacgtctaggaagctacttactacccacagagcccttgagagatgtctcttgaagtttaaccggcgcacacaacaccttgccggtcttcgtagctccgacttaagaggaatgtcccgtcttcgcgacccagcggaatatgtatcgaaagcaaaacatagatgggccggtcacatcatgagaagaatcgacgatagatggactaagagaacgctagagtggatcccaagggacgctaaacgcccccgagggagaccgccaacgagatggggtgacgtgctcgctgcacggatggaccagctgagagctcagctggatacggctcaaggacctcttcaacgtcactcacgaagcttgagaacatcttgggtgacaatggcgagggaacgaaacgagtggaagagatgctggagcCCGCACGCCCAGTGA
- a CDS encoding hypothetical protein (NECATOR_CHRII.G7949.T1), which yields MEKNICYQQRRRKEVVYDDCVVEDSLSQGDWHIEEDVHYEMLLRGLRACAERASKPRTTNLDRISKTTKELLERRRALRLDPNASHIERLVANTSCRKALQEDLLKYRQEKILEAAQRRTSLKKCRRDLREYNIPLASLVSEDGTRTSSRREMEIITERFYSNLFRSSAPVSSPIIPTGEAPLRILPSEVRVAIKSMKPSTAPVPDFTSADFLRAGGHPLHVILAAHMTSYLQKGRIPDQWKTSRTVLIHKKGDREDLRNYRPICLLSVLYKVFTKIILTRIFRTLDEAQPQEQAGFRQGFLAAWTTSRPCRGS from the coding sequence atggaaaagaacatctgctatcagcaacgaaggagaaaagaagtcgtctacgacgattgcgtagtcgaggactccttgtcccaaggtgactggcacattgAGGAGGACGTgcactacgagatgctgctcagaggattacgagcctgcgctgaacgtgcctcgaagccgcgcacgacaaacttggatcgaatttcgaagaccaccaaggaattattggaaagaagaagggccttgaggcttgatccgaatgcatcgcacattgagcggttagtagcaaacactagctgcagaaaagcgttgcaggaggatcttttgaagtacaggcaggaGAAGAtcctggaagcagcacaaagaagaacgagtctaaagaagtgccgcagggatctccgcgaatataatattccgctagcaagcttggtgagcgaagacgggactcgcacgtcttctcgtcgtgagatggaaatcattacggagaggttctactcgaaccttttccgttcatcagctcctgtgtcaagcccaatcatccccactggcgaagctccactacggattctcccttcggaagtacgagtcgctatcaagagcatgaaacctagCACAGCCCCCGTACCTGATTTTacatcagcagactttcttcgggctggtggccatccgcttcatgtaatcttagcagcgcacatgacatcctatcttcagaaaggaaggatcccagaccagtggaagacctcgcgaaccgttcttatccataagaaaggtgaccgagaggaccttcggaactaccgtccgatatgcttgctgagcgtgttatacaaagtattcaccaagatcatcctcacacgcatatttaggacgctggatgaagcccagccccaagaacaagctggattccgccaggggttcttggctgcttggaccacatccagaccgtgtcgagggtcatag
- a CDS encoding hypothetical protein (NECATOR_CHRII.G7950.T2), producing the protein MAWLFSLGKRLFATPAYSLPQYPAHWTLLSQTSDGMATGERRSNLRLCTYNARTVSTDADLHALLGAAERIKFHVIALQETKCRRIDARQMNDGTLVIRGEKILSPRLAILRLRPLRQKSISIMNCYSPTSAADSELDAFYEELEEVVGNEKSFYKFVVGDFNAKQGKATEEEYRIGRFELGDRNENGNRLAGLLSAARLFHGNSIS; encoded by the exons atgGCATGGCTGTTTAGTTTGGGAAAacgtctctttgccactccagcatattcactgcctcagtaccctgcacactggacCCTGctgtctcagacgtcggacggtatggcgaccggtgagaggcgatcaaatctcag actgtgtacttacaacgcgagaacagtttccacagacgctgacctgcatgcccttctcggagctgcagagcgtatcaaatttcacgtgattgctctgcaggagaccaagtgcagaaggatcGACgcacgacagatgaatgacggtacactcgtcattcgtggagagaag atcctgtcacctcgtctggccattcttcgcctccgccctctgcgccaaaaatccatcagtatcatgaactgctattcaccaacatcagcagctgattccgaattggacgcgttttacgaagagctggaggaagtagtcggcaacgagaagtccttctacaaattcgttgtcggagacttcaacgcaaaacaaggaaaggccacagaagaggaatacaggattggaagatttgaactaggggaccggaatgaaaatggcaatcgtctcgccgggctgttgtccgccgctcgcctctttcatgggaactctatttcatga
- a CDS encoding hypothetical protein (NECATOR_CHRII.G7950.T1): MNCYSPTSAADSELDAFYEELEEVVGNEKSFYKFVVGDFNAKQGKATEEEYRIGRFELGDRNENGNRLAGLLSAARLFHGNSIS, from the coding sequence atgaactgctattcaccaacatcagcagctgattccgaattggacgcgttttacgaagagctggaggaagtagtcggcaacgagaagtccttctacaaattcgttgtcggagacttcaacgcaaaacaaggaaaggccacagaagaggaatacaggattggaagatttgaactaggggaccggaatgaaaatggcaatcgtctcgccgggctgttgtccgccgctcgcctctttcatgggaactctatttcatga
- a CDS encoding hypothetical protein (NECATOR_CHRII.G7951.T1) has product MFELLHCFVETTYTMNPNQAGGRPLLERDGTNSPRPLNYAEVGVGTEPERVPSRCSSVGQRTDVDNGAVNYTLIDAEKTRALQAANGERRRNPTGH; this is encoded by the exons ATGTTTGAGCTGTTGCACTGTTTTGTTGAAACCACATATACTATGAATCCAAATCAG GCAGGAGGCAGACCACTGCTCGAACGAGATGGGACCAACTCGCCCCGCCCACTCAATTATGCTGAAGTAGGTGTAGGAACAGAACCGGAAAGAGTACCTAGCAG ATGCTCCTCTGTGGGCCAACGAACAGACGTTGATAACGGCGCTGTGAACTACACCCTGATTGATGCTGAGAAGACTAGAGCCCTGCAAGCCGCCAACGGAGAACGGCGAAGGAATCCTACAGGGCACTGA
- a CDS encoding hypothetical protein (NECATOR_CHRII.G7952.T1), whose product MVVEANDKEKVDEVDLILAAEDGQIKRDRDPKMCHHNAKQKCAHCLPVDPYDEEYLKSKDIKHMSFHAYVRKLTSGHGKGSQVKRPLENIRCTINLHCPAHKPYPKGVCTKCKPPMMTLNRQKYRHVDNIFFENQDLVNDFLNFWRTTGNQRVGYLIGKYQPFTEVPLGIKATVAAIYEPPQTSSPDGVELLEDPNEDAVDQLCSWLGLRRVGWIFTDLWSADRVKGTVHCTRHKDAFFLSAEECITAGYLQSKHPNVTDYCSERYFGSKFVTVVASGDEQEQVNFHGYQVSNQCTALVEAQLLCPTNHPELAYIRDKPLAETQYLTDVQYTEKNQYGAEVLKDGRPLPVEFLLYTFSPHKSSVRFAIENRDTMGETQGGANLSAYCAEYSLNDFLEQATNFHFLLYLMTNHLVQFSEVEMQKLCFAVCTQSREMAIEWAAETLNWQQLVALCHEQGHSHASAAAPTWSCKHCTFENTEQRPDCSMCGLPANT is encoded by the exons ATGGTTGTGGAGGCAAACGATAAAGAGAAGGTGGATGAAGTGGATCTAATCCTTGCGGCTGAAGATGGTCAAATCAAACGCGACCGTGATCCGAAGATGTGTCATCATAATGCTAAGCAGAAATGCGCTCACTGCCTGCCTGTAGAT CCCTATGACGAAGAATACCTCAAGTCGAAGGACATCAAACACATGTCATTTCATGCTTATGTAAGAAAGTTAACGTCAGGACACGGTAAGGGCTCACAAGTGAAGCGACCATTGGAAAATATACG TTGTACTATCAATCTTCATTGCCCCGCTCATAAACCATACCCGAAAGGAGTTTGTACAAAATGCAAGCCGCCGATGATGACACTGAACCGTCAG aaatatcGCCATGTCGACAATATTTTCTTCGAGAATCAGGATCTCGTCAacgattttctgaatttctggaGAACTACTGGGAATCAGCGCGTTGGATATCTCATTGGAAA ATATCAACCTTTCACTGAGGTTCCTCTCGGAATAAAAGCAACTGTAGCTGCAATCTACGAGCCACCACAGACCTCTAGTCCTGATGGAGTGGAGTTACTCGAGGATCCCAATGAGGAT GCAGTGGACCAGCTTTGCTCGTGGTTAGGATTGCGACGTGTTGGCTGGATATTCACGGATCTGTGGTCGGCAGATCGTGTTAAGGGAACGGTTCATTGTACACGACATAAG GATGCGTTTTTCCTGTCGGCTGAAGAGTGTATCACCGCTGGATACTTGCAGTCGAAACACCCAAATGTTACCGATTATTGCTCCGAACGATATTTTGGCTCGAAATTTGTGACGGTAGTTGCAAGTGGGGATGAGCAAGAACAAGTCAATTTTCACGGGTATCAG GTATCTAATCAATGTACCGCATTAGTCGAAGCACAACTTCTTTGCCCAACAAACCATCCGGAGTTAGCCTACATACGGGACAAACCATTGGCTGAAACACAGTACTTGACAGATGTTCAGTACACA gagaaaaatcaatacggcGCAGAAGTGCTGAAGGACGGACGTCCTCTGCCAGTCGAATTTCTGCTG TACACCTTTTCTCCACACAAGAGTTCGGTTCGATTTGCCATAGAGAACAGGGATACCATGGGCGAAACACAG gGCGGTGCGAACTTAAGTGCTTACTGCGCCGAATATTCGCTAAACGATTTTCTCGAACAAGCAACGAATTTCCACTTCTTGCTTTACCTTATGACGAACCATCTCGTACAGTTCAGTGAAGTTGAGATGCAG AAACTATGTTTTGCTGTATGTACCCAGTCACGGGAAATGGCAATTGAATGGGCAGCCGAAACGCTTAACTGGCAGCAGCTCGTAGCTCTTTGCCACGAACAGGGACATA GTCACGCCTCAGCTGCCGCTCCAACGTGGTCTTGCAAGCATTGCACATTCGAAAACACAGAGCAGCGACCTGACTGTTCTATGTGTGGTCTTCCGGCGAACACATGA
- a CDS encoding hypothetical protein (NECATOR_CHRII.G7952.T2) — protein sequence MNVQNSEKQWTGCCEALACGFCRLWDISRGMVVEANDKEKVDEVDLILAAEDGQIKRDRDPKMCHHNAKQKCAHCLPVDPYDEEYLKSKDIKHMSFHAYVRKLTSGHGKGSQVKRPLENIRCTINLHCPAHKPYPKGVCTKCKPPMMTLNRQKYRHVDNIFFENQDLVNDFLNFWRTTGNQRVGYLIGKYQPFTEVPLGIKATVAAIYEPPQTSSPDGVELLEDPNEDAVDQLCSWLGLRRVGWIFTDLWSADRVKGTVHCTRHKDAFFLSAEECITAGYLQSKHPNVTDYCSERYFGSKFVTVVASGDEQEQVNFHGYQVSNQCTALVEAQLLCPTNHPELAYIRDKPLAETQYLTDVQYTEKNQYGAEVLKDGRPLPVEFLLYTFSPHKSSVRFAIENRDTMGETQGGANLSAYCAEYSLNDFLEQATNFHFLLYLMTNHLVQFSEVEMQKLCFAVCTQSREMAIEWAAETLNWQQLVALCHEQGHSHASAAAPTWSCKHCTFENTEQRPDCSMCGLPANT from the exons ATGAATGtacaaaacagtgaaaaacaGTGGACTGGTTGTTGTGAAGCGTTGGCCTGTGGTTTCTGTAGACTCTG GGATATATCACGTGGCATGGTTGTGGAGGCAAACGATAAAGAGAAGGTGGATGAAGTGGATCTAATCCTTGCGGCTGAAGATGGTCAAATCAAACGCGACCGTGATCCGAAGATGTGTCATCATAATGCTAAGCAGAAATGCGCTCACTGCCTGCCTGTAGAT CCCTATGACGAAGAATACCTCAAGTCGAAGGACATCAAACACATGTCATTTCATGCTTATGTAAGAAAGTTAACGTCAGGACACGGTAAGGGCTCACAAGTGAAGCGACCATTGGAAAATATACG TTGTACTATCAATCTTCATTGCCCCGCTCATAAACCATACCCGAAAGGAGTTTGTACAAAATGCAAGCCGCCGATGATGACACTGAACCGTCAG aaatatcGCCATGTCGACAATATTTTCTTCGAGAATCAGGATCTCGTCAacgattttctgaatttctggaGAACTACTGGGAATCAGCGCGTTGGATATCTCATTGGAAA ATATCAACCTTTCACTGAGGTTCCTCTCGGAATAAAAGCAACTGTAGCTGCAATCTACGAGCCACCACAGACCTCTAGTCCTGATGGAGTGGAGTTACTCGAGGATCCCAATGAGGAT GCAGTGGACCAGCTTTGCTCGTGGTTAGGATTGCGACGTGTTGGCTGGATATTCACGGATCTGTGGTCGGCAGATCGTGTTAAGGGAACGGTTCATTGTACACGACATAAG GATGCGTTTTTCCTGTCGGCTGAAGAGTGTATCACCGCTGGATACTTGCAGTCGAAACACCCAAATGTTACCGATTATTGCTCCGAACGATATTTTGGCTCGAAATTTGTGACGGTAGTTGCAAGTGGGGATGAGCAAGAACAAGTCAATTTTCACGGGTATCAG GTATCTAATCAATGTACCGCATTAGTCGAAGCACAACTTCTTTGCCCAACAAACCATCCGGAGTTAGCCTACATACGGGACAAACCATTGGCTGAAACACAGTACTTGACAGATGTTCAGTACACA gagaaaaatcaatacggcGCAGAAGTGCTGAAGGACGGACGTCCTCTGCCAGTCGAATTTCTGCTG TACACCTTTTCTCCACACAAGAGTTCGGTTCGATTTGCCATAGAGAACAGGGATACCATGGGCGAAACACAG gGCGGTGCGAACTTAAGTGCTTACTGCGCCGAATATTCGCTAAACGATTTTCTCGAACAAGCAACGAATTTCCACTTCTTGCTTTACCTTATGACGAACCATCTCGTACAGTTCAGTGAAGTTGAGATGCAG AAACTATGTTTTGCTGTATGTACCCAGTCACGGGAAATGGCAATTGAATGGGCAGCCGAAACGCTTAACTGGCAGCAGCTCGTAGCTCTTTGCCACGAACAGGGACATA GTCACGCCTCAGCTGCCGCTCCAACGTGGTCTTGCAAGCATTGCACATTCGAAAACACAGAGCAGCGACCTGACTGTTCTATGTGTGGTCTTCCGGCGAACACATGA
- a CDS encoding hypothetical protein (NECATOR_CHRII.G7953.T1) has protein sequence MSVWNHLLCRARMIHKKCRVTDAPYLRSNGVYRFNVPDEKVPWAVEFPDYNPPDYTDPSTLSRKWADPEPTSGEFKWNSMDGKINRVSFVCDYSLDTSSRPINPMGRTGLRGRGVLGRWGPNHAADPLVTRLKNGKLQFVAIKRGDTGEWAIPGGMVDAGEQVSETLKREFSEETLGGKVRSELEQLWKKGRELYRGYVDDHRNTDNAWMETTCVNFHDASGLLDKVELQAGDDAVNVRWINVDSNEPLYASHTDFIALLKKVHSIK, from the exons ATGTCCGTCTGGAATCATCTTCTTTGTCGCGCTAGAATGATTCACAAGAAGTGTCGTGTTACCG ATGCTCCTTATTTACGAAGTAATGGCGTCTACCGCTTTAATGTACCAGACGAAAAAGTTCCTTGGGCAGTAGAGTTTCCTGACTACAATCCTCCAGATTACACAGATCCAAGTACACTATCCAGAAAATGGGCAGACCCCGAACCTACATCTGGCGAGTTTAAGTGGAATTCCATGGACGGGAAAATCAACCGCGTTTCCTTTGTGTG TGATTACTCCCTGGACACTTCTTCACGGCCAATAAATCCAATGGGAAGAACTGGACTTCGCGGCAGAGGTGTCTTAGGAAG GTGGGGTCCAAATCACGCAGCTGACCCCTTAGTTACGagattgaaaaatggaaagttgcAGTTTGTGGCCATAAAACGTGGTGACACAG GTGAGTGGGCCATACCTGGTGGAATGGTAGATGCCGGTGAACAAGTCTCAGAAACGCTGAAAAgggaattttctgaagaaacttTGGGTGGTAAAGTACGCTCTGAACTGGAGCAGCTTTGGAAAAAAGGACGCGAATTGTATAG AGGTTATGTCGATGACCACAGGAATACGGATAATGCCTGGATGGAAACTACGTGTGTAAACTTCCACGACGCCAGTGGTCTTCTTGACAAAGTGGAGCTACAG GCTGGAGATGATGCTGTTAATGTCAGATGGATCAATGTCGACTCCAATGAGCCCTTATATGCATCACATACAGATTTCATTgcgttgttgaaaaaagttcatagcataaaataa